The sequence below is a genomic window from Nitrobacter winogradskyi Nb-255.
GTGCCTGATCGAGCGTAGCCGTGACGTCGGAGGCACACATCGTGGGACCTAACCTCCAGGCGACGATGTAGCGCGAGAAGTCGTCGAGCACCGTCGATAGATAGTACCAGCCCCAGCCGGTGATCTTCAGGTAGGTGAAGTCGGTCTGCCAGAGCTGGTTGGCGGCGGTGGTCTTGTCCTTGAACTCGTTCGCCGCCTTGATCACTACATAGGCCGGACTGGTGATGAGGTCGTGCGCCTTCAGCAGCCGATAGACCGAAGCCTCCGAGACAAAGTACTTTCTCTCGTCGGTAAACCGCACGGCGAGCTCTCGCGGCGATAGTTCCGGAAGCTCCAATGCCAGGTCGATGATCTGGCCGCGGACGTCATCCGGGATACGATTCCAGACCCGATCCGGTCGAGAGCGGTGATCTGCCAGGGCCTCAATGCCGCCCGCGCGGTAGCGATCGTACCATCTATAAAACGTGGCGCGGGGGATGCCGAGCTTGTCCAGCGTGCGTTTGGCCGGCAAATGCGACTGCTCCACCAACGCGATGATCTCGGCTTTCTCGGACGCAGGATACCTCATGCCTCGTTCTCCCCATCCCCGTTCATGCTTTTTTTTAGCAGACGGTTCTCCAGGGTGAGATCGGCGACGACTTCCTTCAACGCCGAGGCTTCCCGACGAAGATCTTTCACCTCGCCAGAGGTTGCGGCACGTGCCGTGTCGCCCGCCAACCGGCGCTTGCCGGCTTCCAGGAACTCCTTGGACCAACCGTAATACATCGAGGCGGCGATGCCTTCGCGGCGGCAAAGCTCGGAGATGTTCTCCTCGCCGCGCAGTCCTTCCAGCACGATACGGATCTTCTCCTCCGCCGAATAATGCCGGCGCGTCTGCCGTCGGATGTCCTTCAGCACCTGTTCTGCCGGCGCTTTGCCTGGTCCGGATTTCTGTCTCATCTGCGCTCCAAATTGGCTGCGATGATCCAGAAATCCTCCCTTCCCGAAAACTCCTAAACTGTCTCAAGAGCCCTGACGGCGGACACTCTCCATCCAATCCATCATCGGCGCAACGGAGAAAAGCCGAGACAAGCCTGTCTGATCAGGTCCCGGTAAATCCAATGCGTCCCAACCGCGGCGCGACTTTACTCAAACCTCGCTCCAGATCACGTGAGCAATCGCTGTGACCGGTCCACAGCGCCACAGCCGCGAATGCCGTCAAGCTACCAGCGATAACTCACCCTGCCGAGCACGGTGCGCACGCGCCCGACGTTGCATTGAACAAGGCTGAAGCACCCCACGACATACTGATTGTCGAACAGGTTGCTGACGTTGAGGGAGAAACGCCAGTTGTCGATGTCGTAGCGGGCCATCGCGTCCACCACCGTATAGGCGGGCGCCTCAAACGTGTTCAAAAAGTCTCCCGCGCTGGCCGAGACATAGCGTATGCCGCCGCCGAAGCCGAGCCCGTTCAGTGCGCCCTCGCGGATGGTGTAGTCGGCCCAGAGCGATGCAAGATGCGGTGGCGTCGTCACCGGCCGCTTGCCAAGGTTGGCGTCGTTGCTCTGGGTCACCCGCGCATCGTTGTAGGCATAGGCGGCGGTCAGGTTGAGATTGCTGGTCAGGCTGGCGACCGCCTCGAACTCGAAGCCGCGAGATGTGACCTCGCCGATCTGGATTGAGAACCCCGGATTTGCCAAATCCGCCGTCGTGACATTCTGGCGCTGCAAGTCGTAAACCGCGGCGGTGATCCGCAAGTTCATGTCCCTGGGCTGGTACTTGATGCCCGCCTCATACTGCACGCCGGTCTCCGGCCGGAGCGGCGACCCGTCGAATGTCCTGCCGGAAAGGGGCGTAAAGGATTCGGCATAGCTGACATAGGGAACGACGCCGCTGTCGAACTCGTAGCCAAGCCCGGCCCGCTTGGTGAAAGCCCGATTGTTCTGATCGGTGACCGAGCCGCCAATGATATCCACTATGCTGGTGTCCGCCCAGTCGTGGCGTCCGCCGAGAGTCAAAATCCATTGGTCGAGCTTGATCTGATCCTGAACATAGACGCCGATGAAGTTTTCGGGTTGCCTCTCTGCATATTGATCAGTAGTCGACCAAACAACAGGCGAACCATAAACCGGCGCGAAAACATCGATCGGACCGACGGTCCCATAATTACCTAGGACAGCGGTTTTACCCCGCCGATGGTCCACGCCGAACAGCACGGTATGTTGCAGGGGGCCGGTCATTGCTTTCAGCTCGGCATGATTGTCGATCGCAAACGTATCCCTCGTAACATGTCGGCTTTCCGCCCGGCGATTCACCGTGCGCAGATCTGCGCCTACAGACGTCGGATTGACGTCACGACGCTCCCAACTCTCTCGTGAATATTGAACGTTCTGCCTGAAGGTCAGGCTATCGGTGACGTGGTGTTGCAGATTGTATCCCGCGACAGTCATCTCCGTTCTGTTATAAGTGTCAGGCTCACCGATGAACCGCGTAACCGGGATCCGCCCGTTCGGATTCGGCAGCACCGTCCCCCGCGCGGGAAGGCCGAAGTTCCATCTGCCCTGGTTTCTCTGATGCAGGCTGTACGCCGTGATTTCCGTCTCGGCGGTCGGACGCCAGGTCAACGCGCCGGAGAGAAACGCGCGCTTGTCGTTCGAGAAATCGATGCCGTTGCCGCCCTCGCGCAGCAGGCCGGTGAAGCGATAGAGCAGCTTTCCGTCCTCCGTTACCGGCCCGCCAAAGTCAAAAGCGCCACTCCTCTGTTCGAAGCTGCCACCCTGAAGCTGAAATTCATGAATGGGTTTCTCGGAGGGGCGCTTGGTGACGAGAGCAATCACGCCGCTGGGCTGACCCTGACCGTAAAGGACCGATGCAGGCCCGCGCATCACCTCGATACGCTCCAGCCCGTAAGGCTCGATATCGGACCAGTTCGTGGCGCCACGTAGCCCGTTCAGATAGATCGCCCCGTTAAATCCATCGGCACTGAAGCCTCGCACCTGGAACCTGGGTGCGAATTGCTGCTGGCCGGTACGCTCAGCCAGAACACCCGGCGTATACTGCAGCGTCTCGTTCAGGGTCTGGTTTCTCCGGGTCTCGATCTGGTCGCGCGTCACCACCGAGATCGACTGCGGCACTTCGAGGATCGGCGTGTCGGTCTTGGTGGCGGTGGCGCTACGGCTGGCGACAAAGCCGTTCACCGGACCCCATGCGGTCTCGCCCTGAATATCGATCGTATCGAGCGCGATCGCCCCGGCTGGCGCCGCACCGCCGGCTGCGGCGCTATTTGGCCCGACAAGAGTAGCCGTGTTGGCCCCGGTCAAACTGACATTGATTCCGGTGCCGGCAAGCAACATTCGGAGCGCCTGCGCGGGCGGCATGGCGCCGTTCACAGCAGTCGAGCGATGGCCATCAGTGAGGCGGGTGGAATAGCCGACCTGCCAGCCGCTTGCGCGAATGAAGGCATCGAGCGCCGCGGGCAACGGCTGAGCGGGAATCGAGAACTGAACGGCCCGGCTCTGCGCCGAGGCCGGGGCCGGGGCCGGTTGTTGCGCCAATGACGGAGACGACAAGCCAACGCCTGCGCAGCACAAAATCGTCGACGCCAGCAGCCACGAGGTTATGCGGCGGAGACTTCCAGCCGTAAAGGGAGTCCCCTGCTTGTTCTTTACCGCCTCCAGTCGAAATGCCATCTGCGAAGCCCCGTTTAGTCCCAGAGTCTTTCACCGCTTCATGGAAACGGTGAAAAACTCTGTCCTTATGTTTTGACGCGTTTTCTTCACGCGAACCGGTGTCCGCTTCGCTCGAAAACGCTGGGGTCCACGCGTCCGCTGAATGCGAACGTCGCGCCCTATCACTGAGGACTGAGAAGGACCGCCAATCTCACAAAAAAAGTTTGCGCGGGTCAGCGCAGCACGACGATTCCGCCTGGAAGCACCGTCACGGTCGCACCGGCGGCTTCCGCCAGCGACTGGATCACCAGAAGCGGTTGATCCAGTTTGTAGTTCCCGCTCACCGAGACCTGCTCGATCGCGCTGGTCGCGACGAAGATTCTTCCGGGATAATAGCGGCGCAGATCGTTCAGAACTTCTCCAAAAGGCCGGTCATCGAAACGAATGCGGCCTTCCAGCCACGCGAGCGAACGCTCCGCATCGATTTTCCGGACTGGCGAGATCGATGTCGCCGTCACGCTGACCGTCTCACCCGGCGACAGTGAGGCGTGCTCGCGCGGATGCGCGCGGTTCGCGACCTCCACGACGCCGCGGCTGAGAACCACGTTGTCTTCGCTATCATCCAGTTTCACCGAGAACGCCGTGCCCTTGACTTCGACATCTCCGAAATGACCGGCGACCCGGAACGGAATCGGCAATCCGGAGCGCACGTCGAAATAAGCCTCTCCCTTCAGCACCCTGACGTCGCGCTGTCCGTTCGCGAAGTCGAGGGCAACCGCGCTCCCGGTATTCAATGTCAGGCGCGATCCGTCAGGCAGCGTCACCAACCGCTGTTCACCCGCGGCGGTGACGTAGTCGGCCTGCAGCCGCAGCGACAGGTCGGGCCCTTTCGCCAGTGCAAACGCGACGATCACGGCCGATGCGACGGCGGCCGCCTTCTTGGCGAGCGAGCGCCGCCGCGTTTTCTGCCGTGGAGCAGCAACCCCCGTGGCGTCGGCGACATTTTTGGTGGCCTGCAAGAATTCCGCCGCGCCCCAGACTTCCGTGACCTTCTCGAACGCCGCCGCCCGACGCGGATCGCCATCGAGCCAGGCCCTGAAAGCGCGGCTGGTCGCGGGATCGCCGCTCTGCCCTTGCAGGCGCACGAACCAGTCGAGCGCCTCGGCGGTGAACGGATCGTCCGCGCCGGGCTTTGAAGAACCGCCTGCTTCAGGATCGGCAGGGTTGTCCTGTGTCACTCAAATCGCCCGCGTTGCTGCCTGGAGGTCTCATCAGACGTGGAGGTCTCATAAGATATGACTCCATGCACGATCCGATCTCACAAAAAAAGAGCGGGACGGAATCCAGAAACGGAATCCAGAAAAAGTCCCCGTCAGGACGGGCGCGGGAGAGGCAGGTCTTGGCTGTAGCGTTTTCAAGCGAAGCATGTCCTCGGGCCTGACCCGAGGACGGATGACCTGTTCGCGTGAAGAAAACGCGTCAGATCAAAAACATGGAGCCCGCTTCTGATTGGATCAGAAGCGAAAATCTAGCCGCGCTTTGGCCGCTCCATGGCGGTCATGCAATGTCCCATCGCCAGCCGCACGTCATTATAGACCGTATTCGGAGAGACGCCGAGGTGCTGGGCAATGGCGGGATAGGACCAGCCCTCGATCCGCCTCAGGAGAAGCACCTTTCTCGGCCTTTCGGGAAGCCCGATCAGCGCCTGCTCGAAGAGATGGAGCCGCTCCTTGTCGATCAGCGCCATCTCCGGGGACGGCGCGTCGCAGGGAATATTGAGAACGGCCTTCTCATCGGTGATCGGACATTCGACCTGGGCGCGCCGCTGCTGAAGGCGCTCCTGGTCGACGGCGATATTGCGCGCGGTCCGGAACAGATAGGCTTGCGGGTTCTCGATCAGGCTGCGCTGCGCCGACGCCAGCAGCCGAAGGAAGGTTTCCTGAGTCGCGTCCGCGGCATCCGCCCGATTGCGGAAACGCCGCTGGAAAAACCGGCGAAGCCGGCCTTCCTCCGTCTGCTGCAACTCCTGAACCAACGTCCCGAGCATATCGGGGTCTCCTGTTCAACATCACGGCGGGCGTCGTTCCAAATGCTAAGCCGCCCAAACGGAAAACCACCTACATGACCAACCGAACGACCCGGTCGCACGGTCCCGCCACATGCCAGGATGAACCGGCCGCACCGAGTTTCTTAGCGTGACCGGATTTCCCTCACAAACACAATTATTTAGAATGAGTTTAAGAAGGTCGGCCAGAAAATGAGGTTGAACCCACTCACCATCCATCACATTGAAATCTCGATCCATTACTGGGACTTCATCCGAAGCGGGGATGCCTCATGATCTATTCGGTCAGCGGATGGGCATGCTTACAACTGGGATCAGTCACTGACCCTACTCGGCCGCTATGGACTTATGCAGGTCCGCGCAGGCGTCATCCGCGGCGCGATCGAGAATGAAGATGCTGTCCGCTGGTCCGAAAGCAACGTACTCGCCCGGTCCTTCCGTGACGCGCGCCTCCGTTCGCATGGTGATGTCGTCATCAATATAGATCTTCAGCTTGTTGTCGACAGGCTCGATCATGAAGATACCGCCTTCCGCATCGAGATTCTCACCGGTCATATGGCAGGCGATGCCATCGGCGTGTGCGTAGTTTGAAACGATTGCGCGCCCGTCGGCGCGGTTTGCTTGTTGGTCAAACGCGCATTGTCCGATGGCCCGCCACGGCCGGGTGTCGTTGCGACGCATGATCTCCAGTCGGGCGAAAGTCAGGAGCGGCGTATCGACGCTGTCTGGATAGGTTTCACGCCGCAGCGCGAACCTCATGGACGTCGTCTTCTGATTCGGTTTCTTCGCCAGATGAGCGGCATCGTAATGGCGGGTGAAGCAGGCCTGCGAGCCGGCTGCGTCATCAATAAGATCAGACGCCGCGTGAACGTCAGCGGCAGCAACCGAAATCGCGGTTAGAATTAAGAGCGTTTGTTTGTTCATCCTCGCCTGCATTTCCGTCTGCCCCGTTGAAATGACGGAGTATACCGAAGAGACGTTGGAGGAAGCAGCGGTTATTTCAACTGCACGCGCCTGGGCCGGAATGACTTTTGTTCAGCCCGCGACACCGCCGCGCTTGTCGGATCTCGACAGCACGTTGAGTTCGAGGCGCAGATGATCCGGGTCCGAGAGCTCCTTTTCGATTTCCGCATGAAGATGCCGCCAGATCGGCACTGCCTCAGCGAGAACGGCTCTACCCTCAGGCGTCAGCCGGAGCAATCGGGCACGACCGTCCTTTGGGTCAGCCTTCGTCTCGACAAGACGCCGGCGTTCCAGCGGCTTGAGATTAGCGGTCAGGGTCGTCCTGTCCATGGCCAGCAGCGCCGCCACGCTGCCGAGGTTCGGTGGTTGCGGCCGGTTGAGCGACATGAGCAGGGAGAATTGCCCGTTGGTAAGGCCGACCGGCTTCAGTGCGTCGTCGAACCGGCGTGCGAGCGCGCGCGCCGCCCTCTGGGCGTGCAGACACAAGCAGGTGTCGCGCACCAGAATCGTGGTTTCGAAGGTAGGATCCGAGAATGTACGCATCAGGGAGCTTGACTCCGCGGCCATATTACGTTGATATCAACTCATAGAGAAGATCGTCAATCAACTCCGGTGCCTCATCCCCATCGACGGACACGGAAGGAAGCAGGGGTTGTTCCCAAGGCGATCGATCCTGATGAACTGTCGGCGGGCGGCGAACGTTGATGCCGCTCGACGATGACGACTTCAGCACGCGCCTCGCCTGGATCGCCGGGCGCTCGGGCATGTCCTGCCACCTCCATCCTTACTGATGCGAGTCAACACCCCTGTGGGATAAGGAGACGACCATGAAGATCGTGACCAGCCTCAGCTTCCGGGGCCAGTGCCGCGAGGCATTCGAGTTTTACGCCAAGATCCTCGGCGGGACGATCAAGGCGGCCATTCCGTATGCCGATGCGCCGCCGGACATGCCTATCACGGACGAGAAGTACAAGAGCTGGCTGATGCATTGCTGGCTCGATGCCGGTGACCAGTCGCTGATGGGCGCCGACATGGATGTCGGATGGGCTTCCAACATCGACAAGCCCAAGAACGGCTTCGACGTCACCCTGCACACCCAGGACATGACCGAGGCGCGCCGCTGGTTCGATCAACTGTCGGAGGGCGGAAAAGCGGGCATGCCGTTCTCGGAAACCTTCTGGTCGCCCGGCTTCGGCACGTTGATCGACAAGTTCGGCATCCCCTGGATGATCAACGTCATCCCATCCGCTGACTGGAAGCCGCCGCAGGGTTGATCGCGGGTCCGCGGGCTCAAGCCCGAGGACATGCTTGGCTTGAAAACGCTACAGGCAAGGAATGCGATCGGGCGCCGGCTCCGATGGAGCCGGCATATCGTCCGCGATCGTGCTCAATCCCACGCAAGCGCGCCGCCGTTCTGATATTCGATGACGCGCGTCTCGAAGAAATTCTTCTCCTTCTTGAGGTCCATCGCCTCGCTCATCCATGGGAAGGGATTGTCGGCATCGGGAAACACCGGCGCGAGCCCGAGTTGGGCGCAGCGCCGGTTGGCGATGACATGCATATAGGTCTCGCACAGCGTCGCATTCAGGCCGAGAAATCCGCGAGGCATGGTGTCCCGCCCATAGGCGGCTTCGAGGTCGGCGGCGTTCTTCAGCATGGCGCGCACCTCTTCCTGGAACGGCTTGGACCAGAGATGAGGATTCTCGATCTTGATCTGGTTGATGATGTCGATGCCGAAGTTCAGGTGGATCGACTCGTCGCGCAGGATGTATTGATACTGCTCGGCGATGCCCACCATCTTGTTGCGCCGGCCGAGCGAGAGGATCTGTACGAAGCCGGTATAGAACCACATCCCCTCGAACACGACGTAGAACGCGACGAGGTCACGCAGAAACGCCTGATCCGCTTCCGGCGTACCGGTCTTGAAGCCGGGGTCGTCGAGATGCCGCGTGTGCTTGAGCGCCCAGGCCGCCTTGTCGGTGATCGAGGGCACCTCGCGATACATGTTGAACAACTCGCCCTCGTCGAGACCGAGGCTTTCGACGATGTATTGGAAAGTGTGGGTGTGAACGGCTTCCTCAAAAGCCTGGCGAAGCAGATATTGCCGGCATTCGGGATTGGTGAGGTGGCGGTAGATAGCCAGAACGATGTTGTTGGCGACCAGCGATTCCGACGCTGCGAAGAAACCGAGGTTGCGCTTGACCATGCGCCGCTCGTCATCGGTCAGGCCGTCCTTCGATTTCCATAGCGCGATGTCGGCCTGCATCGAGACCTCCGTCGGCATCCAGTGATTGTTGCAGCCGGAGAGATACTTCTCCCAGGCCCAGCGGTACTTGAGCGGCAGGAGCTGGTTGACGTCGGCGCGGGCGTTGATCATGCGCTTGTCGTCGACGCGCACCCGCGCGCCACCGCGATCGATGTCGCCCAGGCCGGCGGCGTCGGTGGGCGCGTCGGTCTTTGTCGGGCGCGGTGATGAATCAGAGGCTACGTCGTTATGCGCAAGCGCCTGCGGCGGAACAAGTCGTACTGGCGTGGATGGAGAGGTGTCGGACCAATCGAGCATGATCGTGTTCCTGGAAATTGGCGTCAAAATCTTTATCGTCGATGCGCATGCGGTGTGCGCCCTGCTCCCGCACGCGGGGAACGGTAAGCAGACTACTGACACGCCTCGCAGGTCGGATCATCGACGCGGCAGGATTTCCATCCTTCGCTCGCGGAAGCGACCGCGGCATGACCATTCAACGGCGCGACCGATACCGACGCGGCGACCGCGTTGAGCTTGCCGTCCGTACCCTTGAGAGTCGATTTTTCGACATGCGTCGCCGACCGCGAGCGAAGGTAATAGGTCGTCTTCAGGCCGCGCTTCCAGGCGTGGCGATAGAGCGCATCGAGCTTCTTGCCGCTCGGATTAGCGATGTAGAGATTGAGCGACTGCGCCTGGTCGATCCACTTCTGCCGCCGCGCGGCCGCATCGATCAGCCAGGCCGAGTCGATCTCGAAGGCGGTGGCGTAGAGCGCCTTGAGGTCATCGGGAACGCGGTCGATCTCGCCGACGCTGCCGTCGAAATATTTGAGGTCCGAGATCATCACCTCGTCCCACAGGCCGCGCGCCTTGAGATCGCGCACGAGGTGCGCGTTCACCACCGTGAAGTCGCCGGACATGTTGGATTTGACGTAGAGGTTCTGATAGGCGGGCTCGATCGACTGCGACACGCCGCAGATATTGGAGATCGTCGCGGTCGGCGCGATCGCCATGCAGTTCGAATTGCGCATCCCGATGGTCATGACGCGCTGGCGCAACGAGTCCCAGTCGAGACGGCTGGAACGGTCGATGTCGACCTCCGCGCCGCGCGCCTCATCGACAAGCTCAAGCGAATCCAGCGGCAGGACGCCCTTCGACCACAGCGAGCCCTGATAGGAGGGGTAGCGGCCGCGCTCGGCGGCGAGTTCGACCGAGCCGGAGATCGCGTGATAGGCGATCGCCTCCATGCTCTCGTCGGCGAAGGAAACGGCTTCATCCGAGGCATAGGGCAGGCGCAGGATGTTGAGCGCGTCCTGAAAGCCCATGATGCCGAGACCGACCGGCCGGTGCCGCAGGTTCGAGGTCCGCGCCTCCGGAATGGTGTAGAAATTCACGTCCAGCACGTTGTCGAGCATCCGCATCGCGATCCTGACCGTGCGCGCGAGGTGCTCGTGGTCGAGCTTGCCGTCCTTGATGTGGTTGACGAGATTAACCGAGCCGAGGTTGCAGACCGCGACCTCCGTGTTCGAGGTGTTGAGCGTGATCTCGGTGCAGAGGTTCGAGGAATGCACCACGCCGCAATGCTGCTGTGGCGAGCGCAGGTTGCAGGGATCCTTGAAGGTGATCCAGGGATGCCCGGTCTCGAACAGCATGGTCAGCATCCGCCGCCACAGGTCGACGGCGCGGACCTGCTTCGTCACCCGCAGTTCGCCGCGCGCCGCCTTCTCCTCATAGTAAGCGTAGCGCCCGGCGAAAGCCTTGCCGGTGAGATCGTGCAGGTCCGGCGTCTCGTCGGGGGAGAACAGCGTCCACATGCCATCCTCCTCGACACGCTGCATGAAGAGGTCAGGCACCCAGTTCGCCGTGTTCATGTCATGGGTGCGGCGGCGGTCGTCGCCGGTGTTCTTTCGCAGGTCTAGAAATTCCTCTATGTCGATGTGCCAGGTTTCGAGATAGGCGCACACCGCGCCCTTGCGCTTGCCGCCCTGGTTGACGGCGATCGCGGTGTCGTTCGCGACCTTCAGGAACGGCACCACGCCCTGGCTTTCGCCGTTGGTGCCCTTGATGTGAGCGCCGAGCCCGCGCACGCGCGTCCAGTCGTTGCCGAGCCCGCCGGCATATTTGGAAAGCAGCGCGTTGTCCTTGATCGCCTTGAAGATGCCGTCGAGATCGTCGGCGACGGTCGTGAGAAAGCAGGACGAGAGCTGCGGGCGCAGCGTGCCGGCGTTGAATAGCGTCGGCGTCGAGGCCATGAAGTCGAACGACGACAGCAGGTCGTAGAACGCGATCGCCTTCTCCTCGCGGTCGATCTCACGCAGCGCCAGACCGCACGCGACCCGCATGAAGAACGCCTGCGGCAGCTCGAAACGCACGCTTCGGACGTGCAGGAAGTAGCGGTCATAGAGGGTCTGGAGTCCGAGATAGTCGAATCGCAGATCGCGTTCGGGCTTCAGCGCCGCCGCGAGCCGGTCGAGGTCGAAGCGGCCGATCTCCGGATCGAGCAGTTCATGGTCGATGCCGGCCCGCACATAGCTAAGGAAATAGTCCGCATAGCGCTCCGCCATCTCGGCCTGCGTGGCCTGCTCAAGCCGCCCCGCGACAAAGCTCAAGGCCTCGCGGCGCATCTTGTCGAGCAGCAGCCGGGCGCTGACCTTGGCGTAATCGGGATCGGTCTCGACCAGCGTGCGGGCGGCCAGGATCGGTGCCTGCGCCAGTTCATCCACGCTGATGCCGTCATAGAGGTTGCGATGGGTTTCCGTCAGAATGGCCGAGGCGGAAACATCTCCAAGCCCCGCGCAGGCCTCCTCCACCACGGCAGTGAGGCGCGGGGTGTCGAGAGCGATCAGCGATCCGTCCGCCGACTTCATCCGCAGCGCCGCTTTCGCCGCCGCCGCGCCGCCCTTCTTCGACTTCGATTCCTGCGCCTTCGCGCGCTCGCGGGCGCGCTCCTCGCGATAGAGCACATAGGCGCGCGCGACCTTGTGATGCTCGCTCCGCATCAGCGCGAGTTCGACCTGATCCTGAATGTCCTCGATGTGGAAGGTGCGGCCGGCGTCGGAGCGTCGCGTCAGGCTGGCGACGATCTGATCGGTCAACCCGGTGACGATGTCGTGGACCCGGCGCGAGGCGGCGGCGCTGTTGCCCTCGACCGCCAGAAACGCCTTGGTGAGCGCGACCGCGATCTTGGCGGAATCGAACGGCGACACCGAGCCGTTGCGCCGGATGACTTGACAGGCCGGTTCGCTCGACGGCGCCGTGGCCGCGGCAGACAGGGACGGACGCACGATACGCGCAGCAGGTACAGTTTCAGTTGCAGCAGACATCGCTCACCCCGGTCTGGTTGCGAGCCGGGGTCTAGCCGGGACGCGCGCAGAAAAACGCCGCGATGAGGTCGCGATTCCTGCCGTGCGGCCCGCCGGGACACCCCGCCCAGGGACATTCTTTTTTTGCCACGGCAGGTCTACTGACTTGCGGGTCCAGGCATCGGTCCGGTCTTCCCAGAGCCTTGCAGCCCCAGTGACACTCAAGTGGACTTCGGCTCGCCGCTTACAGTTGCGGGGGCAGCGCCGGCCTTGCCCGGATCACGGACCGAGACGCACCGGCTTCCCTCTTAGCTCTCGGTGTTGCGACTCGAGAGACCTTGGCCACTATATTTAGTAGCTACAGCACATTCGGAGTCAATGAATCGTTTTCGAATCCGGACGCCAATGCTCGCAATCCACAAGCGAGGCCGGATACAGCCCGGACGAAATTTCCACCAATCGATTGACCGGCCCTTGACGCTCCGGCTGTTCAGACCATTATCCCGGCGGACAGGCTGCGGCGTTGTTCCCGCGCCTCAACCGTTGAGCCTGACCGTGACCGAATTCGTCCGACCGAATCTGACGCCCCCGAACGGACAGAAGAAAGTGCTTCTGCACTCCTGTTGCGCGCCGTGCTCCGGCGAGGTGATGGAGGCGAT
It includes:
- a CDS encoding IS3 family transposase (programmed frameshift), encoding MRQKSGPGKAPAEQVLKDIRRQTRRHYSAEEKIRIVLEGLRGEENISELCRREGIAASMYYGWSKEFLEAGKRRLAGDTARAATSGEVKDLRREASALKEVVADLTLENRLPKKKHERGWGERGMRYPASEKAEIIALVEQSHLPAKRTLDKLGIPRATFYRWYDRYRAGGIEALADHRSRPDRVWNRIPDDVRGQIIDLALELPELSPRELAVRFTDERKYFVSEASVYRLLKAHDLITSPAYVVIKAANEFKDKTTAANQLWQTDFTYLKITGWGWYYLSTVLDDFSRYIVAWRLGPTMCASDVTATLDQALAASGLDHVSVRQRPRLLSDNGSSYVADDLATWLRAKDMQHVRGAPYHPQTQGKIERWHQTLKNRILLENYYLPDDLKRQVAAFVEHYNHDRYHESIGNVTPADVYFGRAETILAERHRIKRDTIANRRLQHQLQAA
- a CDS encoding TonB-dependent siderophore receptor, with protein sequence MAFRLEAVKNKQGTPFTAGSLRRITSWLLASTILCCAGVGLSSPSLAQQPAPAPASAQSRAVQFSIPAQPLPAALDAFIRASGWQVGYSTRLTDGHRSTAVNGAMPPAQALRMLLAGTGINVSLTGANTATLVGPNSAAAGGAAPAGAIALDTIDIQGETAWGPVNGFVASRSATATKTDTPILEVPQSISVVTRDQIETRRNQTLNETLQYTPGVLAERTGQQQFAPRFQVRGFSADGFNGAIYLNGLRGATNWSDIEPYGLERIEVMRGPASVLYGQGQPSGVIALVTKRPSEKPIHEFQLQGGSFEQRSGAFDFGGPVTEDGKLLYRFTGLLREGGNGIDFSNDKRAFLSGALTWRPTAETEITAYSLHQRNQGRWNFGLPARGTVLPNPNGRIPVTRFIGEPDTYNRTEMTVAGYNLQHHVTDSLTFRQNVQYSRESWERRDVNPTSVGADLRTVNRRAESRHVTRDTFAIDNHAELKAMTGPLQHTVLFGVDHRRGKTAVLGNYGTVGPIDVFAPVYGSPVVWSTTDQYAERQPENFIGVYVQDQIKLDQWILTLGGRHDWADTSIVDIIGGSVTDQNNRAFTKRAGLGYEFDSGVVPYVSYAESFTPLSGRTFDGSPLRPETGVQYEAGIKYQPRDMNLRITAAVYDLQRQNVTTADLANPGFSIQIGEVTSRGFEFEAVASLTSNLNLTAAYAYNDARVTQSNDANLGKRPVTTPPHLASLWADYTIREGALNGLGFGGGIRYVSASAGDFLNTFEAPAYTVVDAMARYDIDNWRFSLNVSNLFDNQYVVGCFSLVQCNVGRVRTVLGRVSYRW
- a CDS encoding FecR family protein — protein: MTQDNPADPEAGGSSKPGADDPFTAEALDWFVRLQGQSGDPATSRAFRAWLDGDPRRAAAFEKVTEVWGAAEFLQATKNVADATGVAAPRQKTRRRSLAKKAAAVASAVIVAFALAKGPDLSLRLQADYVTAAGEQRLVTLPDGSRLTLNTGSAVALDFANGQRDVRVLKGEAYFDVRSGLPIPFRVAGHFGDVEVKGTAFSVKLDDSEDNVVLSRGVVEVANRAHPREHASLSPGETVSVTATSISPVRKIDAERSLAWLEGRIRFDDRPFGEVLNDLRRYYPGRIFVATSAIEQVSVSGNYKLDQPLLVIQSLAEAAGATVTVLPGGIVVLR
- a CDS encoding RNA polymerase sigma factor; the protein is MLGTLVQELQQTEEGRLRRFFQRRFRNRADAADATQETFLRLLASAQRSLIENPQAYLFRTARNIAVDQERLQQRRAQVECPITDEKAVLNIPCDAPSPEMALIDKERLHLFEQALIGLPERPRKVLLLRRIEGWSYPAIAQHLGVSPNTVYNDVRLAMGHCMTAMERPKRG
- a CDS encoding MarR family winged helix-turn-helix transcriptional regulator → MRTFSDPTFETTILVRDTCLCLHAQRAARALARRFDDALKPVGLTNGQFSLLMSLNRPQPPNLGSVAALLAMDRTTLTANLKPLERRRLVETKADPKDGRARLLRLTPEGRAVLAEAVPIWRHLHAEIEKELSDPDHLRLELNVLSRSDKRGGVAG
- a CDS encoding VOC family protein, yielding MKIVTSLSFRGQCREAFEFYAKILGGTIKAAIPYADAPPDMPITDEKYKSWLMHCWLDAGDQSLMGADMDVGWASNIDKPKNGFDVTLHTQDMTEARRWFDQLSEGGKAGMPFSETFWSPGFGTLIDKFGIPWMINVIPSADWKPPQG
- a CDS encoding ribonucleotide-diphosphate reductase subunit beta, translated to MLDWSDTSPSTPVRLVPPQALAHNDVASDSSPRPTKTDAPTDAAGLGDIDRGGARVRVDDKRMINARADVNQLLPLKYRWAWEKYLSGCNNHWMPTEVSMQADIALWKSKDGLTDDERRMVKRNLGFFAASESLVANNIVLAIYRHLTNPECRQYLLRQAFEEAVHTHTFQYIVESLGLDEGELFNMYREVPSITDKAAWALKHTRHLDDPGFKTGTPEADQAFLRDLVAFYVVFEGMWFYTGFVQILSLGRRNKMVGIAEQYQYILRDESIHLNFGIDIINQIKIENPHLWSKPFQEEVRAMLKNAADLEAAYGRDTMPRGFLGLNATLCETYMHVIANRRCAQLGLAPVFPDADNPFPWMSEAMDLKKEKNFFETRVIEYQNGGALAWD